From Corynebacterium aquatimens:
TTTCGTGCGCTACGTGCGCGTGATCACGTACAAAGACGTCAACATTGAAGAGCTGGACAAGCCGGACTTCGTGCTGCCTGAGTAGCGCTTTTTACTGTCATTCCCGCCCGCGGTGAACCATCACGGTCCCGCCGGCGGGAATTTTTTATGCCGTCGATGGAACCTGGGGGCCAGTTTTGGAGTCCAACTGTTAGACGCCTTGCGCCAACCTGACGCGCTGTGCGCGGGGCGCGCGACAGATCTAACAGTGAAAGGACATACGTATGAGCACGCACACAGCCGACCTTGGGGTTACGGGGGAGCGCATCGCCCGGCAATTCTATGAGGACGGGGGCTTTAAGCTTATCGACGCTAACTACAGAAGCAAGGCCGGAGAAATCGATCTGATCGTCGGGTCGGATCCGGGGTCGGGGCCAGCAAACGTCGTGTTCGTGGAGGTGAAAACGCGACGCGGCCGAGGATTTGGCACGGTCGAGTCGGTATCGCACCGCAAGATGGCGCGCATGCGCAAGGTCGCCGCCGAGTGGCTGAGGGGCAAGCCGCTTGTCGACGTGAGGTTTGACGTGGTCGAGGTCCTCATCCGCGACCACGATGACCATGCGCAGCTGCGAGTTTTCCAAGGAGTCGACGATGGCTCTTGCTAGTACTTCAGCGGCCGCGGTCGAGGGGATCGCGGCCCACACGATCACCGTGGAGGCCAACGTGGGGCCGGGGCTGCCGGGCATGCACATCGTGGGGTTAGGCGATGCCGCAGTGCGCGAATCGCGGGACCGGATCCGTACCGCAGTAGCGAATTCCCAGCTGCCGTGGCCGCGGACCAAGATCATGGTGTCATTGTCCCCGGCGAACCTGCCGAAATCCGGATCGCATTTTGATCTCCCCATCGCGGTGGCGGTCATTGCCAGCATGGACCCGCGCGCGGAACGTCGTCTGGAGAGCGCGATGATCGTTGGGGAGCTTGGTTTGGCCGGGCAGTTGCGCCGCGTGGACGGCATCTTACAAATACTGATGTGCGGTATCGATTCCGCCGAGACCATCATCATTCCGCTGGAGAACGCGGCGGAGGCGGAGTTGGTTGACTCGCCGTCGATACGCGTAGCGCGCACGCTTACCGACGTGTGGGAGTGGGCGATCGGGCAACGCGACCTCCCCACCGTTTCCCAAGCGCTGGACTGTGACGACGGGGCCGCGGCGGGACGCGCCACCGCGCGAATAGGCACGCAGATGGGGGCGGGACTGGATTTCGCGGACATCGCGGGCAACGATCACGCGCGGTGGGCGTGCGAAGTTGCCGCGGCGGGCGGACACCACATGATGATGTTGGGCGCGCCGGGCTCAGGCAAGTCGA
This genomic window contains:
- a CDS encoding YraN family protein, which translates into the protein MSTHTADLGVTGERIARQFYEDGGFKLIDANYRSKAGEIDLIVGSDPGSGPANVVFVEVKTRRGRGFGTVESVSHRKMARMRKVAAEWLRGKPLVDVRFDVVEVLIRDHDDHAQLRVFQGVDDGSC